The Halichondria panicea chromosome 14, odHalPani1.1, whole genome shotgun sequence genome contains a region encoding:
- the LOC135347961 gene encoding activin receptor type-1B-like — MFAIGVIFFCWKRCRNDEYLVTNDTGRPYPTYTGSRPNLTGLLLSEAVLGEGSDGVVYEGTYQENKVAVKVFRENSRERFFREVAVYTSSSVDHQNILKFIGHDEKEMRLVVALHTRGSVYTVIQRQVLTLAEFQLLGKSISCGLGFLHRSRPPCIVHGDLKTGNILMKHNGEAALADFGHSRQFFTEDVKEPMTAGTPMYAAPELMKVRVNSRTDAKATDSYSLGVVIYELLTRTQRDQEEVEA, encoded by the exons ATGTTTGCTATCGGTGTCATCTTTTTCTGTTGGAAACGATGCAGAAATGATGAATACCTAGTCACTAATGACACTGGCAGACCGTATCCTACATACACAGGGAGTAGACCTAACCTGACAGGGCTGCTGTTGTCTGAAGCAGTACTCGGAGAAGGGAGCGATGGTGTTGTGTATGAGGGAACGTATCAAGAGAATAAGGTTGCCGTGAAG GTTTTTCGGGAGAATTCCAGAGAGAGATTCTTCAGAGAGGTGGCAGTGTACACATCCTCCAGTGTCGACCACCAGAACATTCTCAAGTTCATCGGACACGATGAGAAAGAGATGAGACTGGTGGTTGCACTGCACACCCGGggctctgtgtacactgtcaTCCAGAGGCAGGTGCTGACATTAGCTGAATTCCAGCTCCTAGGAAAGTCAATATCATGTG gacTGGGATTTCTTCACAGAAGCAGGCCACCGTGCATAGTGCACGGTGATTTGAAAACTGGGAACATTCTGATGAAACACAACGGAGAAGCTGCTCTGGCAGACTTTGGCCACAGTAGGCAATTTTTTACTGAGGATGTGAAG GAACCAATGACAGCCGGTACACCCATGTATGCCGCACCAGAGCTGATGAAAGTCAGGGTGAATAGCAGGACTGATGCTAAAGCTACTGATTCTTATTCCCTTGGTGTGGTTATATACGAGCTGTTAACCAGAACTCAACGAGATCAAG agGAAGTAGAAGCTTAG
- the LOC135347895 gene encoding dnaJ homolog subfamily C member 1-like yields the protein MLCLHVLWLKDAADPYTMSYTKDIRKHFRRPLTPGKSSNHMLCLVPKNAATVHYKMKCGVFLLLIALSFNGGQCWDQEELDVFDLVEEIGLEDNFYEIMGVDQSATAGEIKRAYRQLSLKLHPDKSDDPDAAAKFRKLVAVAEVLKDEQKREWYDRVLVEGLPDWKQPLFYYRRVRKMGLLEMSALVLLFATVGHYVWGWAVYVEKQLVLQELLTRKEKKIKKLKKSPRSVPTQLEAELEYHTAQANASIPSLRTLLPIVLLKSCLSLAKLCWAKYSEWKETIHLKQQDSQPSEQQDEDDKESEEDDKIEEKPIRRRSGRKTYQNQLRQNDVHQKDQADTGESNKISATDEEVYESGSYEDQLEAVINDLDDDSYKTASKKSSKLAVPQSSGNKTLGRNREGTTEVETVENIGAGQRANGKTHKNSKLEHKSLATNDSEDQYSSLPSDNWSQYQQTQLEWALSHYPKFSEDRWENVSKAVPGKSMDECVKRCKELFEAVRKRKVDTGR from the exons ATGCTGTGTTTGCATGTGCTTTGGCTAAAAGATGCTGCGGATCCGTACACTATGTCGTATACTAAGGATATACGGAAACATTTCCgtcgacctttgacccccgGGAAGAGCTCTAACCACATGCTGTGTTTAGTTCCTAAAAACGCAGCAACAGTTCACTACAAGATGAAGTGTGGTGTATTCTTGCTATTGATCGCTCTAAGTTTTAATGGAGGTCAATGCTGGGACcaggaggagctggatgtgtTCGATCTAGTGGAGGAAATCGGACTAGAAGATAATTTCTATGAGATAATGGGAGTGGATCAG tctGCTACAGCTGGCGAGATAAAGAGGGCGTATCGACAACTCTCTCTCAAACTCCACCCAGACAAATCAGACGATCCGGACGCTGCAGCCAAATTCAGAAAA TTGGTGGCAGTGGCGGAGGTACTAAAGGACGAGCAAAAGAGAGAATG gtacGACCGTGTTCTGGTAGAGGGTCTTCCCGATTGGAAACAACCTCTCTTCTACTATCGACGAGTGCGCAAAATGGGACTATTGGAAATGAGTGCACTTGTTCTGCTCTTTGCCACTGTCGGCCATTACGTGTGGGGGTGGGCTGTCTACGTGGAGAAGCAGCTCGtgctg CAAGAGTTGCTGACTCGAAAGGAAAAGAAGATCAAGAAATTGAAGAAGTCTCCCCGGAGTGTCCCCACACAACTGGAGGCAGAGCTGGAGTACCACACCGCCCAGGCCAATG ccagtaTCCCATCTCTGAGAACCCTACTACCGATAGTGCTACTCAAGAGCTGTCTCTCACTTGCCAAACTCTGCTGGGCTAAATACTCAGAATGGAAGGAAACCATTCACCTCAAGCAACAAGACTCTCAACCCTCCGAACAACAAGATGAAGATGATAAAGAAAGcgaagaagatgacaaaatcGAGGAGAAACCTATTAGGAGACGTTCTGGTCGGAAAACGTATCAAAATCAACTTCGTCAAAATGATGTGCATCAAAAGGATCAAGCTGACACCGGAGAATCAAATAAAATCAGTGCTACAGATGAAGAGGTCTACGAGTCAGGTAGCTACGAGGATCAGTTGGAGGCAGTAATAAACGACTTAGATGATGACAGTTACAAGACTGCGTCAAAGAAGAGCTCAAAACTCGCCGTCCCACAGAGCAGCGGTAACAAGACACTGGGTAGAAATAGAGAAGGCACAACTGAAGTCGAAACTGTGGAGAATATTGGAGCTGGTCAAAGAGCTAACGGAAAGACCCACAAAAACTCGAAATTGGAACACAAATCACTTGCCACTAATGACTCTGAGGATCAATACAG CTCGTTGCCTAGTGATAACTGGAGCCAGTACCAACAGACTCAACTGGAGTGGGCCCTCTCTCACTATCCAAAGTTCTCTGAGGATCGCTGGGAAAATGTTTCTAAAGCTGTTCCTGGAAAATCAATG GATGAGTGTGTCAAGAGATGTAAGGAGTTGTTTGAAGCTGTCAGGAAGAGAAAAGTAGACACTGGCAGATAG
- the LOC135347955 gene encoding TD and POZ domain-containing protein 3-like: MATSDDYLPEADDFTKVELLSSEESKCLSSSNGNVQWEVAYKSHKLHLSLLSGATSAEVRYFVYVDGGKKESGLAVIQKGQSFDLKMVTPRHYMTTFVELCILRLNPVFKIPQESTLSAALSSTLEADEGLNDVMLYFGPGKELVQASKFMLMARSPVFKKMFETGMKEAESNEVTIDDITLAVGREMITYLYTDEAPNIDSMVEELWFAAEKYELPGLKARCENEIAKQLKIDTAAHFLLFAGRDCGDGGIKMKEHVLSFITQDKDTCSRVMKSEGWKEVKKILHLVNAVSDLYFGVTLNQQQEC, encoded by the coding sequence ATGGCAACATCAGATGACTATCTCCCAGAAGCGGACGACTTTACAAAGGTTGAATTGCTTTCATCTGAAGAGTCCAAGTGTCTGTCCTCGAGCAATGGTAATGTCCAATGGGAAGTAGCCTACAAATCCCATAAATTACATCTTAGCTTGCTTAGTGGAGCTACATCTGCCGAAGTACGCTATTTTGTCTATGTGGATGGTGGAAAAAAAGAATCTGGATTGGCTGTGATACAAAAGGGTCAATCTTTTGACCTTAAAATGGTTACACCTAGGCATTATATGACAACTTTCGTCGAGTTATGCATCTTACGTCTGAATCCTGTATTTAAAATACCCCAAGAGTCAACTCTCTCTGCTGCGTTATCTTCAACACTGGAGGCTGATGAAGGTCTGAATGATGTCATGCTGTACTTTGGCCCTGGGAAAGAGCTTGTACAGGCAAGCAAGTTCATGCTTATGGCTCGATCGCCCGTTTTTAAGAAAATGTTTGAAACTGGTATGAAAGAAGCCGAATCAAATGAGGTAACAATCGATGACATCACTCTTGCAGTTGGGAGGGAAATGATCACGTACCTCTACACAGATGAGGCACCAAACATTGATAGCATGGTAGAAGAATTATGGTTTGCAGCTGAAAAGTATGAGCTACCTGGTCTGAAAGCACGCTGTGAGAATGAAATTGCTAAACAACTCAAGATTGACACTGCTGCACATTTTCTGCTTTTTGCCGGTCGTGACTGTGGTGACGGTGGGATCAAGATGAAGGAGCATGTCCTGTCCTTCATCACTCAAGACAAAGACACATGCTCGAGAGTGATGAAGTCTGAAGGATGGAAGGAAGTGAAGAAAATTCTTCATCTAGTGAATGCTGTGAGCGACCTGTATTTTGGTGTCACGTTGAACCAGCAGCAAGAATGTTAA